Proteins encoded together in one Cicer arietinum cultivar CDC Frontier isolate Library 1 chromosome 4, Cicar.CDCFrontier_v2.0, whole genome shotgun sequence window:
- the LOC101496201 gene encoding uncharacterized protein, which produces MEEQEKVSDSEQKLCEKILRSLHPRFDYVVCAIEESKDISALSLEELQGTLEARELRMDERSGGNSGNQAFVAYANKRGDQKRKWRKNKFKKPGDKSESSSKGGISSGKSKGNSRNFDKKKVQCYNCEKFGHFAYECWAGKGGKQKKKGEDETCAAQECSSSDSDTVLMLATTNEERSSFSTTYEERSSATDEERYLFSETALLMATTNEEHSPSHVWFLDTGCSNHMTSHKEWLVDIDKSRKSKIRFVDYRTLEAEGAGNMVIKRRNGKTLMIENVLYVPGMKSNLLSIGQLIQKGF; this is translated from the coding sequence ATGGAGGAACAAGAGAAGGTTTCAGATTCTGAACAGAAATTGTGTGAAAAGATCTTGAGATCATTGCATCCCAGGTTCGACTATGTTGTGTGCGCAATTGAAGAATCTAAAGACATTTCCGCATTGAGTCTTGAAGAGTTGCAGGGAACTCTAGAAGCAAGAGAGTTGAGAATGGATGAAAGGAGTGGGGGAAATTCTGGAAATCAGGCATTTGTAGCATATGCCAACAAGAGGGGAGACCAAAAAAGGAAATGGAGGAAGAACAAATTCAAGAAACCTGGAGATAAGTCTGAATCTTCATCAAAAGGAGGAATTTCGAGTGGTAAATCAAAAGGAAATTCAAGAAACTTTGACAAGAAGAAGGTGCAATGTTACAACTGTGAGAAGTTTGGACATTTTGCATATGAATGTTGGGCTGGCAAAGGAGGGAAACAGAAGAAGAAAGGAGAAGATGAAACATGTGCtgctcaagaatgttcttcatcAGACTCAGATACAGTCTTGATGTTGGCTACcacaaacgaagaacgatcttcgttttcaACCACatacgaagaacgatcttcagCCACAGACGAAGAACGATACTTGTTTTCTGAAACAGCCTTGTTAATGGCCACcacaaacgaagaacattctccatctCATGTATGGTTCCTTGATACTGGTTGTTCCAATCACATGACAAGTCATAAAGAATGGCTGGTAGATATTGATAAATCAAGAAAGAGTAAAATAAGGTTTGTTGATTATAGAACTTTGGAAGCTGAGGGAGCTGGCAACATGGTGATTAAAAGAAGAAATGGGAAGACATTAATGATAGAGAATGTATTGTATGTGCCAGGAATGAAGAGCAATTTGCTGAGCATTGGGCAGCTAATTCAAAAGGGTTTTTAA